The bacterium genome has a window encoding:
- a CDS encoding glycosyltransferase family 4 protein, protein MNVWIISHYSRYNARQHDLCKYLVKQGHRVTIFASSFNHFSFKEEHLAPGESRKEEIKDGVTFVWLRTRAYRANNWRRAIGMLEFSVRSVFAGMFRAERPDVIIGTCVHMLAPIAAFLLAKFRRTAFVYELNDVWPQSLFESNFISPKSLMGKALLLEEKVLMKSAARVISILPHVGDRLSDIGIPPSKFVWIPNPVNPVYFDRIKPDDGVYSVPFNVMLITTFPARGINFDIVIEAARLLQESGNTAVAFTLVGSGPGKDRLERLATESGLTNIKFLGWIPAEQLQDTMNEASAFLVVANHRSIYRYGIAFNKLYACLMGERPIIFTSAIGNDPVKEANAGLTISPENPQAIVQAIGELMAITPEQRVAFGKNGKAYALKNHHIAAVSQKYEQMILDSVASKTNVANRKA, encoded by the coding sequence ATGAACGTTTGGATAATAAGTCATTACTCTCGATATAACGCCCGGCAGCATGACTTATGTAAATATCTGGTGAAGCAGGGGCATCGAGTAACGATATTTGCCTCGAGCTTTAATCATTTCAGTTTCAAAGAAGAACATCTCGCGCCGGGTGAGTCTCGGAAAGAGGAAATAAAAGACGGCGTGACCTTTGTTTGGTTGCGAACGCGAGCGTATCGTGCAAACAATTGGCGGCGTGCCATAGGAATGTTGGAGTTTTCGGTACGGTCGGTCTTCGCTGGTATGTTTCGAGCGGAGCGCCCCGATGTCATCATCGGCACTTGTGTACACATGCTTGCGCCGATTGCGGCGTTTCTCCTCGCCAAGTTCCGGCGGACTGCGTTTGTTTATGAACTGAACGACGTTTGGCCGCAATCACTGTTTGAAAGCAACTTCATCTCTCCGAAATCGTTGATGGGAAAAGCGCTGCTGCTGGAAGAGAAAGTGTTGATGAAATCGGCAGCACGGGTGATTTCGATCCTACCGCATGTTGGCGATCGCTTGTCTGACATCGGAATTCCACCCAGTAAGTTTGTTTGGATTCCCAATCCAGTGAATCCGGTTTACTTTGACCGAATCAAGCCGGACGACGGGGTTTACAGCGTACCATTCAACGTGATGTTGATAACGACCTTTCCTGCGCGCGGTATCAATTTCGATATTGTGATCGAGGCCGCGAGATTATTGCAGGAATCCGGGAATACAGCAGTGGCGTTTACTTTGGTGGGTAGTGGTCCGGGGAAAGATCGTTTGGAGCGATTGGCAACCGAATCCGGTTTAACGAACATAAAATTTCTCGGTTGGATACCGGCAGAACAATTGCAGGATACGATGAACGAAGCTTCCGCCTTTTTAGTGGTTGCTAATCACCGCTCGATTTACCGGTATGGGATCGCCTTCAACAAACTCTATGCTTGTTTAATGGGGGAACGTCCCATTATTTTCACGTCTGCCATCGGAAACGATCCCGTGAAAGAAGCAAATGCCGGGTTAACAATATCGCCGGAAAATCCGCAAGCTATCGTGCAAGCCATTGGTGAGTTAATGGCGATTACGCCCGAACAGCGGGTGGCGTTCGGCAAAAATGGCAAAGCATACGCGCTCAAGAATCACCATATTGCGGCAGTCTCCCAGAAGTATGAGCAGATGATTCTTGATAGCGTAGCAAGTAAGACTAACGTAGCAAACCGGAAAGCGTAA
- a CDS encoding GNAT family N-acetyltransferase, translating into MSDIAFGTIDRSRVDEALTMFKRVFNREISKEYYYWQYFDSCFGGGLSKGVWIDGKLVSHIGYTPRDCIINGTSGKALSNHTVMNDPAYRGKGYYARLVSWALQEFAGQGYEMVFTRPNRESHPAQMMQKEYVEIELLPSMTWRGKNTSPRDPADGLIERLERCRMFDDEYQPLIDVTVAGKKYYIQRSPEYYNWRFCRHPMSKYYTFEYREAGRLLSSAVVKLFPQERPTRINIVEWLGAADNRTAGEAVIKSILDIADTYGLEVQMWHNRHDKNRHYWIEKSGFAMDVPVFYFGAYPLASSERLGAFTDFRSWYTAMGDHDIF; encoded by the coding sequence ATGTCGGATATTGCGTTTGGCACAATTGATCGAAGCCGGGTCGACGAAGCCTTAACGATGTTTAAACGGGTGTTCAACCGTGAAATATCAAAGGAGTATTATTACTGGCAATACTTCGATAGTTGTTTCGGTGGCGGTCTTAGCAAGGGCGTATGGATTGACGGCAAGCTTGTCAGCCATATTGGATATACGCCGCGCGATTGCATCATCAACGGAACCAGCGGCAAAGCGCTATCGAACCATACGGTAATGAACGATCCCGCTTACCGGGGAAAAGGTTATTACGCGCGGCTTGTAAGTTGGGCGTTGCAAGAATTTGCCGGCCAAGGCTATGAGATGGTTTTTACCCGTCCCAATCGGGAAAGCCACCCTGCGCAAATGATGCAAAAGGAATATGTTGAAATCGAGCTGTTGCCATCGATGACATGGCGCGGGAAAAACACGTCGCCACGCGACCCTGCGGATGGATTGATCGAGCGACTTGAGCGCTGCCGGATGTTTGACGATGAGTATCAACCGCTGATCGATGTTACCGTCGCCGGAAAAAAGTATTACATTCAACGTTCGCCGGAGTACTACAATTGGCGGTTTTGCCGGCATCCCATGAGCAAATATTATACGTTCGAGTATCGGGAAGCGGGGCGGTTGTTGTCGTCAGCGGTTGTGAAGCTTTTTCCGCAGGAGCGGCCGACCCGGATCAATATCGTAGAATGGCTGGGCGCAGCCGATAACCGTACCGCGGGGGAGGCGGTTATCAAATCGATCCTCGATATTGCCGACACCTACGGTCTGGAAGTGCAAATGTGGCATAACCGGCATGACAAGAATCGTCACTATTGGATCGAAAAATCCGGTTTTGCGATGGATGTGCCGGTCTTTTACTTTGGCGCCTACCCGTTAGCCAGTTCTGAGCGATTGGGTGCGTTTACCGATTTTCGGAGCTGGTATACTGCGATGGGCGATCACGATATCTTTTGA
- a CDS encoding sugar transferase, whose amino-acid sequence MNKLSLVVKRVMDITIVLVAMVLLLPFWLLIIVSVYIAFGSPVIYKSVRVGKNRKPFQSYKFRTMTNERDAAGELLPDKDRLRPVGRFIRRTSLDELPQLINVLEGHMSVIGPRALPEGHYQVMPEKYSKRADVKPGLTGWNQVNYQGQERSWDQKYSLDLEYLERQSILFDVKILFLTVGVLFRRFFSNKTGESLNSKE is encoded by the coding sequence GTGAATAAACTCTCGTTGGTGGTGAAACGCGTCATGGATATTACCATTGTTTTAGTTGCAATGGTATTACTTTTGCCGTTCTGGCTGCTCATAATCGTCAGTGTATATATCGCTTTTGGCAGCCCGGTGATTTACAAATCCGTGCGGGTAGGAAAAAACCGGAAGCCGTTCCAGTCGTATAAGTTCCGGACCATGACGAATGAAAGGGATGCTGCAGGCGAATTGCTGCCCGACAAAGACCGACTGCGTCCGGTTGGCCGTTTTATTCGCCGAACCAGCTTGGATGAACTCCCACAGCTCATCAATGTACTGGAAGGTCACATGTCGGTGATCGGGCCGCGCGCATTGCCGGAAGGACATTATCAGGTGATGCCGGAAAAGTATAGCAAACGCGCCGATGTGAAGCCCGGACTAACGGGTTGGAACCAAGTGAATTATCAAGGACAAGAGCGATCGTGGGATCAGAAATACTCGCTCGATCTGGAATACCTCGAACGGCAATCTATACTGTTTGACGTGAAGATATTGTTTTTGACAGTTGGGGTTCTGTTTCGCCGGTTCTTCTCGAACAAAACCGGTGAATCGTTGAATTCAAAGGAGTAG